ATGATCCTAAAAATATAAAAAAAATCAATGAATAGAAGTTGAATATACGTTTTTTAATTTTTTACGTATCTTTTTTATAATAACATTATAATCAGTATATCCAAAAATCCCAGAACCAATCACAAAAACATTTGCTCCTGAAAAAGCTACTTCAGAAATATTTTCTAATTTAACTCCTCCGTCAACTTCTAAAAGAATGTTTGATGAATTCAATTCAATTTTTTTGCGAACTTCACGTAATTTATTAAACGAAGTAGGTAAAAATGATTGATTACCAAATCCAGGATTAACTGACATTAATAAAATTAAATCTAATTTTTCCATTACATAATCGAGAAAATTAAGAGAAGTCGCAGGATTCAAAGCTAAACCTGCTTTACATCCGCATTCTTTAATTAGATTTAAGGTACGATCAATATGATCTGTTGACTCTGGATGAAAGGTAATAAAATCTGCTCCGGCTTCAGCGAATTGAGGAATTAAATTATCTACTGGTTTCACCATCAAGTGAACATCAATGGGGACAGTAATATTATAATTTCGCAAAGCTTTTAAAATCATAGGACCCATTGTTAAATTTGGAACATAATGATTATCCATTACATCAAAATGTATCCAATCACTACCTGCATCTATAGCTTTTTTTGTATCTTCTCCTAAACGAGCAAAATCAGCAGATAAAATTGAAGACGCTAAAAAAAACTTTTTCATTTTCATTTTCCTACATTTAATTGAAATAATTTTATAAAAAATACTAAAAAAATTTAAATAAAAAATCTTCTTAGTAAATATTTTTTTGTTTTTCATGAAAGAAATCAAAAACTCTAATATTTTATCGGAATTTTTTTTAAATAAATAACGAATACATTGATCAATAGTATTTTTTAGGGAATATATTTTTTAAGACATACTAAATTTTTAAATTTAGTAAGGAGTAAAGTTATTAATATAATCTTTAGTAACATTTTTTTAGATTAAAAATTAATTTAATCAAAAAAATAATACTTGAATTTCTATAAAATAATTTTTAAAAAATAGATATAAAACTTAATTAAGTTAAATTTAAAAAATTGTTTTTATCTATTGATATTTATTTAAAATTATTGACAAAAAAAACAACAAATTAAATTTAATCTTGATTAAAAATATAGTTTAGAAGAGAAATTTTAATATTTAATTAAACTTCGAAACTATATAAAATGAAAAAATTAAAAAAAATTAAATTTTTATTTTAATAAAAAACTTATAAAAACATAATAAATCATTTTTAATCTCAAATATTAGAAATTTTATTGAGAATCTTTAATGGCACTTAAAATAATATTTTTATCTATTCCAGAATAAATTTTTGCTTTTCCAATAGAAATTGGGAGAACTAACCTCATTTCTCCAGAAATAACTTTTTTATCTCTCATCATATATGGTAAATATGAAGCAGCAGACATATTTTTAGGTCCCTTAACAGGCAACCCTGCTTTCTTTAATAAAGACAATATTCTTTTATAATCTGTTTTTTTTAAACATCCTATTAGTTCTGATGTACGAGATGCCATTACCATACCAACTGAAATCGCTTCACCATGTAACCAACTTCCATAACCAGCATGTGCTTCAATAGCGTGACCATATGTATGTCCAAAATTTAATAATGCTCTAAAATTATTTTCTCTTTCATCAAGAGCAATTATTTGGGCTTTTAATTCGCAACATTTTTTAATACAATAAGACATTAGTTCATCATTTAATAGTAATAAATTTTCAATGTTTTCTTCTAACCATTCAAAAAAATTTGCGTCAAAAATAACAGCGTATTTAATAACTTCTGCCATGCCAGAAACCAGTTCATTGTACGGAAGAGTTTTTAAAAAATTGATATCAATAATAACAGAAGAGGGTTGCCAAAACGAACCCACCATATTTTTACCAAGTAAATGATTGACTCCAGTTTTTCCACCAACAGAAGCGTCTACTTGAGATAAAAGAGTAGTGGGAATTTGAATAAATCGTACACCTCTCTGATAAATAGATGCTGAAAATCCAGTTAGATCACCTATTACTCCTCCACCTAATGCGATCAAGGTCGTATCACGAGAATGTTTTTTTTCTAATAAAGCTGAAATAATTACTTCCATTTCATTTAATGTTTTAAATTGTTCTCCATCTGAAAGAATTACTTGATCTATTTTTATTCCAGATTTTCTTAAATGAAAAAAAACCTTATCTTTAAAAAGATTAGCTAATGTTTTATTTGTGATTAACATAGCTTGATTTCCAGGATTTAAAGGCCAAAAGATGTTATCTTCTTGAATAATACTAGATCCAATATTAATAGGATAGCTACGTTTTCCTAAAACAACTTTTAATTGTTCCATAATTTTTATACTCTATAAACATTTTTTTTAAATTTCCATTACATTTTTTCTAATAAATGAATAATACTATATGCAACAGATTTAGCACTTTGATTATCAGTTTGAATTTTAAAATCTGCTATTTCTTCATATAATGGATTTCTTTCATATGCTAAATTTTCTAATACAGTACGATTTGAAATATTAGACTGCAATAATGGTCTTTTTTTATCTCTTTTTGTACGTGATAACTGTTTTTCAATAGTAGTTTCTAAATATATAACAATTCCGCGAGCAGATAAAATATTACGATTTTCTTTAAATTTTACTGAACCTCCTCCTGTAGCAAGAACAATACCTTGTTTTTTTGTAAGTTCATCAATAACTTTCACTTCTCTTTGACGAAAACCAT
This genomic interval from Buchnera aphidicola str. Sg (Schizaphis graminum) contains the following:
- the aroB gene encoding 3-dehydroquinate synthase, with the translated sequence MEQLKVVLGKRSYPINIGSSIIQEDNIFWPLNPGNQAMLITNKTLANLFKDKVFFHLRKSGIKIDQVILSDGEQFKTLNEMEVIISALLEKKHSRDTTLIALGGGVIGDLTGFSASIYQRGVRFIQIPTTLLSQVDASVGGKTGVNHLLGKNMVGSFWQPSSVIIDINFLKTLPYNELVSGMAEVIKYAVIFDANFFEWLEENIENLLLLNDELMSYCIKKCCELKAQIIALDERENNFRALLNFGHTYGHAIEAHAGYGSWLHGEAISVGMVMASRTSELIGCLKKTDYKRILSLLKKAGLPVKGPKNMSAASYLPYMMRDKKVISGEMRLVLPISIGKAKIYSGIDKNIILSAIKDSQ
- the aroK gene encoding shikimate kinase AroK, with product MAEKRNIFLIGPMGAGKSTIGRQLSQQLNMEFFDSDQEIEKRTGANISWVFDVEGEHGFRQREVKVIDELTKKQGIVLATGGGSVKFKENRNILSARGIVIYLETTIEKQLSRTKRDKKRPLLQSNISNRTVLENLAYERNPLYEEIADFKIQTDNQSAKSVAYSIIHLLEKM
- the rpe gene encoding ribulose-phosphate 3-epimerase, with the translated sequence MKKFFLASSILSADFARLGEDTKKAIDAGSDWIHFDVMDNHYVPNLTMGPMILKALRNYNITVPIDVHLMVKPVDNLIPQFAEAGADFITFHPESTDHIDRTLNLIKECGCKAGLALNPATSLNFLDYVMEKLDLILLMSVNPGFGNQSFLPTSFNKLREVRKKIELNSSNILLEVDGGVKLENISEVAFSGANVFVIGSGIFGYTDYNVIIKKIRKKLKNVYSTSIH